The window GCCACGCCGGCTTCGGCGGCCTCGGCCGCCGCACCCTCGGCGCCCGCAGCGCGCGAGATCGTGCAGCAGCGCCTGCCCGATGGCCGCGTGATCTTCACCGACCGGCCGCAGCCGGGGGCGAAGACCGAACGCCGCTGGACCACCACCCCGGAAGACCCGGCCGAGGCCGAGGCGCGCCGCGCCGCGGCGCAGCGCGAATCGGCCGCGGTCAGCGAACGCATCGGCCGCCAGATCGAACTGCAGCGCGAACGCGACCAGGAGGTCGAGCTCGCCCGCGCGAAGGCGGCGCAGGCCGAGGCCGAGCGCGAGGCGGCCCGCGCCCGCGCCGAGGCGGAAGCGCCACCGCCGGTGGTCGTGATCCCGCACCGCCCGGTGCGACCGCGCCCGCCTCCCACCGTGCGACCGCCGGAGCCTCGCCCGCCGGAGCGACCCGGCCCCAAGGTCCCGCCCCGCCCAGGCGCCACGCCACCGCCGGGCACGCTGGTGGATCACTGACGAGAACGGCCTGCGGCGTTCGTCGCGCGCCATTGCCCTCGTCCGCGTCAAAACCGCCAGAACCCGAGCGCATGGCCGGCGGGGTCGGCAGCGCTTAAGCTCGCACGTTGAGTGCGGCCGTCGCCATCCGTGGGGATCGGCGGCCACGCCAGGAGACCTCGATGAACGCACCGCTCGCCGCGACCGCGCTGCCTGCCGCCCCGTCCCGCGAAGAACGCAGCCGCCGCCAGGCCGAAGTGGTGGCCGCGCTCGCGCCGCTGCTGCCCGCCCATGCGCTGCTGTGGCAGCGCGAGGACACCGTCCCGTACGAGTGCGATGGCCTCACCGCCTACCGCGCCATGCCGCTGGTCGTGGCGCTGCCGGAGACCGAGGCCCAGGTCGCCGCGGTGCTGAAGGCCTGCCACCGCCTCGCGGTGCCGGTGGTGGCGCGCGGCGCCGGCACCGGCCTGTCGGGCGGCGCGATGCCGCACGAACTCGGCGTGACGCTGTCGCTCGCCAAATTCAACCGCATCCTGAAGGTCGACCCGGTCAGCCGCACCGCCGTCGTCCAGTCGGGCGTGCGCAACGCGGCCATCAGCGAGGCCGCCGCGCCGCACGGCCTGTACTACGCGCCCGACCCGAGCAGCAAGATCGCCTGCACGATCGGCGGCAACGTGGCCGAGAACTCCGGCGGCATGCACTGCCTGAAGTACGGCCTGACGATCCACAACGTGCTGCGGGTGCGCGGCTACACCGTCGAGGGCGAGCCGGTCGAGTTCGGCTCCGAGGCGCTCGACGCGCCCGGCCTGGACCTGCTGTCGGCGGTGATCGGCTCCGAGGGCATGCTGGCGGTGACGCTCGAGGTCACCGTGAAGCTGGTGCCCAAGCCGCTGCTGGCGCGCGCCATCCTGGCCAGCTTCGACGACGTGCGCAAGGCCGGCAACGCGGTGGCCGCGCTGATCGGCGCCGGCATCATCCCGGCCGGCCTGGAGATGATGGACAAGCCGATGACCGCCGCCGTCGAGGACTTCGTGCACGCCGGCTACGACCTCGACGCCCACGCCATCCTCATCTGCGAGAGCGACGGCACGCCCGAGGAGGTGGAGGAGGAGATCGCCCGCATGGTGGCGGTGATGGAAGGGGCCGGCGCGACACGCTTCGACATCAGCACCAGCGAGGCCGAGCGCCTGAAGTTCTGGAGCGGGCGCATGAACGCGTTCCCGGCCAGCGGGCGTATCAGCCCCGACTACATGTGCATGGACTCGACCATCCCGCGCAAGAAGCTGGCCGAGATCCTGACCCGCATCACCGAGATGGAGACAAAGTACGGCCTGCGCTGCTGCAACGTGTTCCATGCCGGCGACGGCAACCTGCACCCGCTGATCCTGTTCGACGCCAACGACCCCGACCAGCTGCACCGCGCCGAGCTGTTCGGCGCCGACATCCTGGAGACCAGCGTGATGCTCGGCGGCACCGTGACCGGCGAGCACGGCGTGGGCGTCGAGAAGCTCGCATCGATGTGCGTGCAGTTCACGCCGGCCGAGCGCGAGCAGATGCTCGGCCTCAAGCGCGCCTTCGACGCGGCCGGCCTGCTGAACCCCGGCAAGGTGATCCCCACGCTGCACCGCTGCGCCGAGTACGGAAAGATGCACGTGAAGAAGGGCCTGCTGCCCTTCCCCGACCTGCCGCGGTTCTGACGCCGGTCGGCCCTCCATCCGTTCGAGAACCCGTGCCACGACGATGACCTCTCCCGACGACGACCCCGCCTTGCGCGCCCTGGTCGAGCGCGTGCGCGCCGCGCAGGCCGACGGCACCCCGCTCGAGATCGCCGGCCACGGCTCCAAGGCCTTCTACGGCGGCCCGCGCCACGGCGAGGCGCTGCACACCACCGGGCTCACCGGCATCTCCAGCTACGAACCCACCGAGCTGGTGGTGAGCGCACGCGCCGGCACGCCGATCGCCGAGCTGGAGGCGGCGCTCGCCGAGCACGGCCAGTGCCTGCCGTTCGAACCGCCGCGCTTTCGCGTCGGCTCGGTCGCCAAGGGCACGGTGGGCGGGCTCGTCGCGGCCGGCCTGAGCGGGCCCAGCCGCGCCAGCGTGGGCGCGGTGCGCGACCACGTGCTCGGCGCCACGCTGCTGAACGGCCGCGCCGAGGTGCTGAGCTTTGGCGGCCAGGTGATGAAGAACGTGGCCGGCTACGACGTGTCGCGTCTGCTGTGCGGCTCGATGGGCGTGCTGGGCGTCGTGCTGGAGGTGTCGCTGAAGGTGCTGCCGGTGCAGCCGGCCACGGCCACGCTGCGCTTCGAACTCGACGAGGCTGCAGCACTGCAGCAGCTCAACGCCTGGGGCGGTCAGCCGCTGCCCGTGAGCGCCAGCGCGTGGTGGGCCGGCATGCTCCTGCTGCGGCTGCGCGGCGCACGCGCCGCGGTGAATGCCGCCGTCGACACCCTGCTCACGCG is drawn from Methylibium petroleiphilum PM1 and contains these coding sequences:
- the glcE gene encoding glycolate oxidase subunit GlcE translates to MTSPDDDPALRALVERVRAAQADGTPLEIAGHGSKAFYGGPRHGEALHTTGLTGISSYEPTELVVSARAGTPIAELEAALAEHGQCLPFEPPRFRVGSVAKGTVGGLVAAGLSGPSRASVGAVRDHVLGATLLNGRAEVLSFGGQVMKNVAGYDVSRLLCGSMGVLGVVLEVSLKVLPVQPATATLRFELDEAAALQQLNAWGGQPLPVSASAWWAGMLLLRLRGARAAVNAAVDTLLTRHRGEGVEDSLATPFWDGLRDHEDEFFVKARTAVESNTGAALWRLSVPQTAAPIALPGEQLIEWGGAQRWWCTAASAATVREAAQRAGGHATLFRGGDKTAGVFTPLSAPLQRIQRELKREFDPAGVFNRGRLYPDL
- a CDS encoding DUF4124 domain-containing protein — protein: MRVPSLPIVAGLMALAPHAPASAQATSTATPASAASAAAPSAPAAREIVQQRLPDGRVIFTDRPQPGAKTERRWTTTPEDPAEAEARRAAAQRESAAVSERIGRQIELQRERDQEVELARAKAAQAEAEREAARARAEAEAPPPVVVIPHRPVRPRPPPTVRPPEPRPPERPGPKVPPRPGATPPPGTLVDH
- a CDS encoding FAD-linked oxidase C-terminal domain-containing protein, with translation MNAPLAATALPAAPSREERSRRQAEVVAALAPLLPAHALLWQREDTVPYECDGLTAYRAMPLVVALPETEAQVAAVLKACHRLAVPVVARGAGTGLSGGAMPHELGVTLSLAKFNRILKVDPVSRTAVVQSGVRNAAISEAAAPHGLYYAPDPSSKIACTIGGNVAENSGGMHCLKYGLTIHNVLRVRGYTVEGEPVEFGSEALDAPGLDLLSAVIGSEGMLAVTLEVTVKLVPKPLLARAILASFDDVRKAGNAVAALIGAGIIPAGLEMMDKPMTAAVEDFVHAGYDLDAHAILICESDGTPEEVEEEIARMVAVMEGAGATRFDISTSEAERLKFWSGRMNAFPASGRISPDYMCMDSTIPRKKLAEILTRITEMETKYGLRCCNVFHAGDGNLHPLILFDANDPDQLHRAELFGADILETSVMLGGTVTGEHGVGVEKLASMCVQFTPAEREQMLGLKRAFDAAGLLNPGKVIPTLHRCAEYGKMHVKKGLLPFPDLPRF